In Candidatus Kryptobacter tengchongensis, a genomic segment contains:
- a CDS encoding sigma-B regulation protein RsbU (phosphoserine phosphatase) yields the protein MIERIIKIYTEKFSQFSNSEFAVVDKEGKLIARTKNYEDFEGGVRVELNSNYGTMYLYIKPSADFEREVQLLKFLYTELLNYEGYIEDLVRELAHRQEELGIVYDIIAKASLVFDEAEIVKIIVEKVNSLIYPKACVVGIFEGDVLNQKYISGEISDEIRLEAGRLIERAIENKNFVISSVHSGGSMRGLLAVPMFSGDSAVGGIFVCGEGRNFDTVEAKLLLTLGNYAGIILYRNKLVEEIKRAEVLRQEIEIARRIQENLLPKEIPHFEGLDVHAFIKPSSSVGGDYYDFISNKGKMMFLIADVSGHGIGAALLLSSLRSVIRLMYEFTPNISEFLKAINRVIYKDTFEMGMYSTLFVCEYYPEDLLVYGNAGHIPPIFFKRDDGNIFELEAHGSPIGLFEDESYEFNKIRLSKGDIVIIFTDGLVEMRGQSDEFFGVERLKEIVYENCDKSAFEICNVIVDEVMKFKGGAEQRDDITLLVLKKI from the coding sequence GTGATTGAGCGTATAATTAAAATATACACTGAAAAATTTTCGCAGTTTTCAAATTCAGAGTTTGCAGTTGTTGATAAGGAAGGGAAGTTGATTGCCAGAACAAAAAATTATGAAGATTTTGAAGGAGGAGTTAGAGTTGAATTGAATTCAAATTATGGCACGATGTATCTTTATATAAAGCCAAGTGCAGATTTTGAGAGGGAGGTTCAACTTTTAAAGTTTTTGTATACGGAACTTTTGAATTATGAGGGTTATATAGAAGATTTGGTTCGTGAGCTTGCACACAGACAAGAAGAGCTTGGGATTGTGTATGATATAATAGCGAAGGCGAGTTTGGTTTTTGATGAGGCTGAAATTGTTAAAATAATTGTAGAAAAGGTAAATTCGCTGATTTATCCAAAAGCGTGTGTTGTTGGGATTTTTGAGGGTGATGTTTTGAATCAAAAGTATATAAGTGGGGAAATTTCGGATGAAATAAGGCTTGAAGCTGGGAGATTAATTGAGAGAGCGATTGAAAATAAGAATTTCGTCATTTCTTCAGTTCATAGCGGTGGTTCAATGCGTGGTTTGCTTGCTGTGCCGATGTTTTCCGGGGATAGTGCGGTTGGTGGGATATTCGTTTGCGGTGAGGGGAGAAACTTTGATACAGTTGAAGCGAAATTACTTCTTACACTTGGAAATTATGCTGGTATAATTCTTTACAGAAACAAGTTGGTTGAGGAGATAAAGCGTGCTGAGGTATTAAGACAGGAGATTGAGATAGCGAGGCGAATTCAAGAGAATTTGCTTCCGAAGGAAATCCCACATTTTGAGGGGCTTGATGTTCATGCCTTTATAAAGCCAAGCTCAAGCGTTGGTGGTGATTATTACGATTTCATTTCTAACAAAGGCAAAATGATGTTTTTGATTGCGGATGTTTCGGGTCATGGAATTGGAGCTGCGCTTCTTCTGTCAAGTTTGAGGAGTGTGATAAGGTTGATGTATGAATTTACGCCTAATATATCGGAGTTTTTGAAAGCTATAAACAGGGTAATTTATAAAGATACTTTTGAAATGGGGATGTATTCAACTCTTTTTGTTTGCGAATATTATCCAGAGGATTTGCTTGTTTATGGGAATGCTGGACACATTCCACCGATTTTTTTCAAACGAGATGATGGGAATATATTTGAACTTGAAGCACATGGTTCTCCAATTGGCTTATTTGAAGATGAAAGTTATGAGTTTAATAAGATAAGACTTTCAAAAGGTGATATAGTTATTATTTTCACGGATGGTTTAGTTGAAATGAGAGGTCAAAGTGATGAATTTTTTGGTGTTGAAAGGTTAAAAGAGATCGTTTATGAGAATTGCGATAAGAGCGCATTTGAAATTTGCAATGTTATAGTTGATGAGGTTATGAAGTTTAAGGGTGGGGCTGAGCAAAGAGATGATATAACTTTGCTTGTTTTAAAGAAAATTTAG
- a CDS encoding serine/threonine-protein kinase RsbW, whose amino-acid sequence MTLEIKERLDIGKISDLRAKVKDFLLSNGVEDETAGDVELVVSEILTNIYKHSYKGNDGDVVIRVWVNDEKIEISIRDFGEKFAPEKVKEPDPEVLADHGYGLYIASQIMDKIEYILSHESGMEVILTKYLKKNG is encoded by the coding sequence ATGACTCTGGAAATTAAAGAGAGGCTTGATATTGGGAAAATTTCCGATTTAAGGGCAAAGGTAAAGGATTTTTTGCTATCAAATGGGGTTGAGGATGAAACCGCAGGCGATGTTGAACTTGTTGTGAGTGAAATTCTTACAAATATCTATAAGCATTCATATAAAGGGAATGACGGTGATGTCGTTATAAGGGTTTGGGTGAACGATGAAAAGATTGAGATTTCAATAAGAGATTTCGGTGAAAAGTTTGCCCCGGAAAAAGTTAAAGAGCCTGATCCGGAGGTTCTTGCAGATCATGGTTATGGTCTTTATATTGCGAGCCAAATCATGGATAAAATTGAATATATACTTTCTCATGAATCTGGAATGGAGGTAATTTTAACAAAGTATCTGAAAAAAAATGGTTGA
- a CDS encoding Glycosyltransferase involved in cell wall bisynthesis: MVDVCLILEGTYPYAIGGVSKWVHTLVKNLNHIEFSIVHLYSGEKRDVKFEIPENVKSIVEIDVLNGLGFRFDFSDLIEIVPEAKVYHSLSTGFAGLLGLQMKSMKMKPLILTEHGLYWKEIEFGVDEVECGFKIFKSSKEKEKLCTERRGYLKIFKDIARRCYLGADVITTVCRYNFEQQLSLISGDEVKDLRSKFHVIENFVEPEFFKSTVGGSKVGKIVSFIGRVVGIKDVKTFIKAMPLILEKVNNVNFLIIGDLTQDVEYVSECFKLVEELGLVGRVTFTGEADSIDYLNITDVLVLPSISEGQPFVVLEAMASGVPVVATSVGGVPELISESGIECGFLFEVGDYIKLAENVVKVLNDEILWRKLSENGVKKAKRFTVERFIKRYEQIYSNFI, from the coding sequence ATGGTTGATGTTTGTTTGATACTTGAGGGGACATATCCTTATGCCATTGGTGGTGTGTCAAAGTGGGTGCATACACTTGTGAAGAATTTAAATCACATTGAATTTTCAATCGTTCATTTATATTCTGGTGAGAAAAGAGATGTTAAATTTGAAATTCCCGAAAATGTTAAGTCAATCGTTGAAATAGATGTGCTAAATGGACTTGGGTTTAGATTTGATTTTAGCGATCTGATTGAAATTGTGCCCGAAGCAAAAGTTTATCATAGTTTGTCAACTGGATTTGCAGGACTTTTGGGCTTGCAGATGAAATCTATGAAAATGAAACCTTTGATTTTAACTGAACATGGTTTGTATTGGAAGGAGATTGAATTTGGAGTTGATGAGGTTGAATGTGGTTTTAAAATTTTCAAAAGTTCAAAAGAGAAAGAAAAACTTTGCACTGAAAGAAGGGGGTATTTAAAAATTTTCAAAGATATAGCAAGGAGATGTTATCTTGGTGCTGATGTAATCACAACTGTTTGCAGATATAATTTTGAGCAACAGTTGAGTTTGATTTCGGGGGATGAGGTGAAAGATTTAAGATCAAAATTTCATGTTATTGAAAATTTTGTTGAGCCTGAATTTTTTAAATCCACCGTTGGGGGGAGCAAAGTTGGAAAAATCGTTAGCTTTATCGGAAGGGTAGTAGGGATAAAGGATGTTAAAACATTTATAAAAGCGATGCCTTTAATTTTAGAGAAGGTTAATAATGTTAATTTCTTAATTATCGGTGATTTAACGCAGGATGTTGAATATGTGAGTGAATGTTTTAAATTGGTTGAGGAACTCGGTCTCGTCGGCAGGGTAACATTTACCGGGGAAGCGGACAGCATTGATTATCTTAACATAACGGATGTTCTTGTTTTGCCAAGCATAAGCGAGGGGCAACCCTTTGTAGTTCTTGAAGCTATGGCTTCAGGTGTTCCAGTGGTTGCAACATCTGTTGGTGGAGTCCCAGAACTTATTAGCGAAAGTGGGATTGAATGTGGATTTTTATTTGAGGTCGGTGACTATATTAAACTTGCTGAAAATGTTGTTAAAGTTTTAAATGATGAAATTCTGTGGAGGAAACTGTCCGAGAATGGAGTTAAAAAGGCAAAAAGATTTACAGTTGAGAGGTTTATTAAACGCTATGAGCAGATTTATTCAAATTTTATTTGA
- a CDS encoding Glycosyltransferase involved in cell wall bisynthesis, translated as MRKKAILFETEGTYPFVGGGVSTWADILVNNLKDFDFYIYAVTGMPYVEYKYKLPSNVKLVRQIPLWGSEEPFEDIFFEIPFSSIYIRKTKVSERVVIRKFIPIFIEFISSLMNPFSDPEECAGYIWLMHRYFSEYDYKQTFKSFAVWQEFKRLVVLKYLEENQFLREDEVPSVYDLTLAMRWLYHYLMPLYVDVPEVDLSHATAAGFSGLPSVVAKMRSGIPLVVTDHGVFARERYIGIGSEKSLSFFAKKFLINLSILVSKMLYKLADKVLPVCKFNTTWEKIFGVDEGKIKVIYNGVDPEVFKPKPKPEKTSGFPTVVAAARIMPLKDIETMIKASAIVREAIPNVKFIVYGSLDADPVYTRKCQLLIKELRLEDTFILAGHHPKPSEIYNEGDISILSSISEGFPYTVIESMACARPVVATDVGGVREALEGFGIIVKPRDPKALAEGVIKLLTDHELRETLGRRAREEVLAKFRIDVSVGEYEKVYNELIQLKDVKDEKEIYTSTY; from the coding sequence ATGAGAAAAAAAGCAATTCTTTTTGAGACTGAAGGAACTTATCCATTTGTTGGCGGTGGAGTGAGCACATGGGCAGATATACTTGTGAACAATTTAAAGGATTTTGATTTTTATATTTATGCTGTAACGGGAATGCCTTATGTTGAATATAAGTATAAACTTCCTTCAAATGTAAAGTTAGTTCGTCAAATTCCGTTATGGGGTTCTGAGGAGCCCTTTGAAGATATATTTTTTGAAATACCTTTTTCAAGCATTTATATAAGAAAGACGAAGGTTAGCGAGAGGGTTGTCATTCGGAAATTTATCCCGATATTTATTGAGTTTATTTCATCTCTTATGAATCCATTTTCTGATCCTGAAGAATGTGCGGGTTATATATGGCTTATGCACAGGTATTTCAGCGAATATGATTATAAGCAAACATTTAAAAGTTTCGCTGTATGGCAGGAATTTAAAAGGTTAGTTGTTTTGAAATATCTTGAAGAAAATCAGTTCCTCAGGGAGGATGAGGTTCCTTCTGTTTATGATTTAACACTTGCGATGAGGTGGCTTTATCATTACCTGATGCCACTTTATGTTGATGTGCCGGAGGTTGATTTAAGCCATGCGACGGCAGCTGGTTTTAGCGGGTTGCCGAGCGTGGTCGCAAAGATGAGAAGCGGGATTCCGCTTGTCGTGACAGATCACGGGGTTTTCGCAAGGGAAAGATATATTGGAATTGGGAGTGAGAAAAGTTTAAGTTTCTTTGCCAAAAAATTTTTGATAAATCTTTCAATTTTGGTCTCAAAGATGCTTTATAAGCTTGCTGATAAAGTCTTGCCAGTGTGTAAATTTAATACGACATGGGAGAAAATTTTTGGAGTTGACGAAGGTAAAATAAAAGTTATCTATAATGGTGTTGACCCCGAAGTTTTTAAGCCTAAACCGAAGCCAGAAAAAACAAGCGGATTCCCAACGGTAGTTGCAGCAGCAAGGATTATGCCACTTAAAGATATTGAAACGATGATAAAAGCAAGCGCAATTGTGAGAGAGGCAATTCCAAATGTTAAGTTCATTGTATATGGTTCTCTTGATGCTGATCCAGTTTATACAAGAAAGTGTCAACTTTTGATAAAGGAGTTAAGACTTGAGGATACATTTATACTTGCGGGACATCATCCAAAGCCGAGTGAAATTTACAATGAGGGGGATATCTCAATACTTTCAAGTATATCCGAGGGTTTCCCATATACTGTGATTGAATCAATGGCGTGCGCAAGACCTGTTGTAGCAACAGATGTGGGCGGTGTGAGAGAAGCTCTTGAAGGGTTTGGAATAATTGTTAAGCCTCGGGATCCGAAAGCACTTGCAGAGGGAGTTATTAAACTTTTAACGGATCACGAACTTCGTGAAACGCTTGGAAGAAGAGCAAGGGAAGAAGTTTTGGCAAAGTTTAGAATTGATGTTAGCGTTGGGGAATATGAAAAAGTTTATAACGAACTTATCCAGCTTAAAGATGTGAAAGATGAAAAGGAAATTTACACTTCAACATATTGA
- a CDS encoding PAS domain S-box-containing protein, whose protein sequence is MGNEKLTSFGQSILEALSDVVFAVDSDYNFIYITPSCYHITGYTVDEFLSGQVKARKLVHPSDYWRLLRANYQAFKTGELPRVSEFRIIKKDGTIRWVSIYWTTVRDETGSLKYIQGVMHDITDKKLTEEKLQKSLTEFKILHSFSSELSSAMTIDEIAKTIYDHITQLIPVDGFFIDIYDEMTEQLKGLAHVYSIHGRKVMISYPNYRFNVRSHRIWESLIYEKKITYVKYSGKDIPPPFNLFIEEAQEEGYLLSAPMLSRGKIFGIMTAQIKWKGEIEEYIPIFEHIANQSAVAIERVRYFTELQESEKSLRQAYEELKKAHQQLILTEKMRTLGQLAGGIAHNLSNLLSAILGRAQLLKTKITDEALLRDLEFIEKAGQDAGKIISRLREFSKPRTHVTLVPLDVANIIEDALEITKSKWKDEAELKGIKYEISKDFPEDRLMAITNSSELREALVNIIINAIEAMPAGGKLTIGIYNVNSEKVAIYISDTGVGMDAETMARIFEPFFTTKGEYGTGLGLSIAYEIIRSHNGEIFVESELGKGSKFTIVLPASKQKVSEIVQKSELKENAFKLSVLIVDDDESVLYLLKDVFSNLGYRIFPAENGKKALEYIDAEKFDLVITDLALPDVNGWEISKATKQKNDKIPVIILTGWGIDVPEEEAKRRGADYIITKPFDLDELLLVVNTAVQSISK, encoded by the coding sequence ATGGGCAATGAAAAGTTAACTTCTTTCGGTCAATCAATACTTGAAGCCTTAAGCGATGTCGTGTTCGCAGTTGATTCAGATTACAATTTCATCTATATAACCCCATCTTGCTATCATATTACTGGTTATACCGTTGACGAGTTCCTCAGCGGTCAAGTCAAAGCAAGAAAACTTGTCCATCCATCTGATTACTGGCGCCTTCTCAGGGCAAATTATCAAGCGTTCAAGACCGGGGAACTGCCAAGGGTTTCAGAATTTAGAATAATTAAAAAAGACGGCACTATAAGATGGGTAAGCATCTACTGGACAACGGTAAGAGACGAAACGGGATCATTAAAATATATTCAAGGCGTTATGCACGATATAACAGATAAAAAATTAACAGAAGAAAAACTTCAAAAAAGCCTAACCGAATTTAAAATTCTTCATAGTTTCAGTTCCGAACTTTCATCGGCAATGACAATTGATGAAATTGCAAAAACAATATATGATCACATCACTCAATTAATCCCTGTTGATGGGTTTTTCATTGATATTTACGATGAGATGACCGAACAACTAAAAGGGCTTGCCCATGTTTATTCAATTCACGGAAGAAAAGTTATGATCTCATATCCAAATTATAGATTTAATGTCAGATCGCACCGAATTTGGGAAAGTTTGATCTACGAAAAAAAGATAACATATGTGAAGTATTCAGGTAAAGATATTCCCCCACCTTTCAATCTCTTCATTGAAGAGGCACAAGAGGAAGGATACCTGTTAAGTGCACCTATGCTTTCACGAGGTAAAATTTTCGGAATCATGACAGCCCAGATAAAATGGAAAGGCGAAATTGAAGAATATATACCCATCTTTGAACATATAGCGAATCAATCTGCTGTTGCAATTGAAAGAGTAAGATATTTCACAGAGCTTCAAGAATCGGAAAAATCCCTTCGCCAAGCGTATGAGGAATTGAAAAAAGCCCACCAACAGTTAATTCTTACTGAAAAAATGAGAACGCTTGGACAACTTGCGGGGGGAATTGCACATAACTTGAGCAATCTACTAAGCGCAATCCTCGGCAGAGCTCAACTTCTAAAAACAAAGATAACAGATGAAGCACTTTTAAGAGATCTTGAATTCATTGAAAAAGCAGGGCAAGATGCTGGAAAAATAATATCACGACTTCGTGAATTCTCAAAACCGAGAACCCATGTGACGCTCGTTCCACTTGATGTCGCAAATATAATTGAAGATGCACTTGAAATAACAAAATCAAAATGGAAAGATGAAGCAGAATTAAAGGGAATAAAATACGAAATCTCCAAAGATTTCCCAGAAGATAGATTAATGGCAATTACAAACAGCTCCGAATTAAGAGAAGCTCTTGTAAATATAATCATAAATGCAATTGAGGCAATGCCAGCTGGTGGGAAATTGACGATTGGAATTTACAATGTTAACAGTGAAAAAGTTGCAATATATATCTCAGATACAGGTGTTGGTATGGATGCCGAAACCATGGCAAGAATTTTTGAACCCTTCTTCACAACAAAAGGAGAATACGGGACAGGTCTTGGTCTTTCAATAGCATATGAAATTATAAGAAGCCACAATGGAGAAATCTTCGTTGAAAGTGAGCTTGGAAAAGGTTCAAAATTTACAATAGTTCTGCCAGCAAGCAAACAAAAAGTTTCAGAGATCGTTCAAAAGAGCGAACTTAAAGAAAATGCTTTTAAATTGAGTGTTTTAATCGTTGATGACGACGAATCTGTGCTATACCTTTTAAAAGATGTTTTCTCAAACCTCGGCTATAGAATCTTTCCAGCTGAAAATGGTAAAAAAGCTCTTGAATACATTGACGCAGAAAAATTTGACCTCGTTATTACAGACCTCGCCCTGCCCGATGTAAACGGATGGGAAATTTCAAAAGCAACAAAACAAAAAAACGACAAAATCCCTGTAATCATATTAACTGGCTGGGGAATTGATGTCCCAGAAGAAGAAGCGAAAAGAAGAGGCGCCGACTATATAATCACAAAACCTTTTGACCTTGATGAACTTCTTCTGGTTGTTAACACAGCAGTTCAATCAATCAGCAAATAA
- a CDS encoding anti-anti-sigma factor yields the protein MIGKITGKMKSPAKSVYHLIVETKNLVDIWKEFGKFGFYEKPAFEGFKFIFDVFESVVKSPAYYIYSFSGASQSLILENMRLRSERMAQLDEEIVEALREPELKIVFRDDYKNFGFVLIWAGKFLNIPLYLSGEYVGNLFSGPHEPEPVSKELANWFKDFSNACAVAIKQIKFGEETRSRMRLLESQVQVSKKMLGSALEVNRFLGLLLELAITATGSDAGFVAMWDDKIKRMRIKASKNLSDDFINSLDLSPDTGLFEWFGDGDEMIVRDFEFLLKFNVNSIIGVPLVEGKKLLGIFSLVNFKKLKQFDEFTVKILSTFVEQIKIVIHNVELFSQFTDRYLKTLIALAEAYDMRSEYTAGHSNRVANLAVEIGKKLGFDSEKLRELKIAGLIHDVGMCGVVEVGGGYQADYNHPVIGASMVEILPISSDIIEGIRTHQEWYDGWGFPQGLKGDEIPLFGRILGLCEFFVEVSSNSKLRKAMSYSQIESEINQRTGAQFDPKVVSAFFEVMGEKREKAGTGWIEECWKFKGEPKDVCSRCPVYDGNFKRCWQSPEIMCRFHGDYSCEECFIFLEWIERIKTKKLEKRMEYTVSEKNNYVIVKLKGELDVASSIQARDIFKGLIDKGKVNIIIDFSDVTFIDSSGLGIIVVAYRNVKEKGGAIKFANVSPRIKKLFEITRTEKHFEFYSTVEDAEKSF from the coding sequence ATGATAGGAAAGATCACTGGGAAAATGAAAAGCCCAGCGAAAAGTGTTTATCATTTGATCGTTGAAACGAAAAATCTTGTTGATATATGGAAGGAATTTGGCAAATTTGGGTTTTATGAGAAACCAGCTTTTGAGGGTTTTAAATTTATTTTTGATGTTTTTGAAAGTGTGGTGAAAAGCCCAGCTTATTACATTTATTCTTTCTCAGGGGCGAGTCAGAGTTTAATTCTTGAAAATATGAGATTGAGAAGTGAAAGAATGGCTCAGCTTGACGAAGAAATAGTTGAAGCGCTTAGGGAACCTGAATTAAAAATAGTTTTTAGAGATGACTATAAAAATTTTGGATTCGTTCTCATATGGGCTGGGAAATTTCTTAACATTCCGCTTTATCTTTCGGGTGAGTATGTTGGGAATTTATTCAGTGGACCTCACGAACCCGAGCCTGTGAGCAAGGAGCTTGCAAATTGGTTTAAGGATTTTTCAAACGCTTGTGCTGTCGCAATAAAACAGATAAAATTTGGTGAGGAAACTCGTTCAAGAATGCGATTGCTTGAGTCACAGGTTCAAGTAAGCAAAAAAATGCTTGGATCAGCTCTTGAGGTGAATAGGTTTCTTGGACTTCTTCTTGAACTTGCTATAACTGCAACTGGAAGTGATGCTGGATTTGTTGCGATGTGGGATGATAAAATTAAGAGAATGAGAATAAAAGCGAGCAAAAATTTGTCGGATGATTTTATAAATTCACTTGACCTTTCGCCTGACACAGGACTTTTTGAATGGTTTGGGGATGGCGATGAGATGATAGTTCGTGATTTTGAATTTCTTTTGAAATTTAATGTTAATTCAATAATCGGTGTTCCGCTTGTTGAGGGTAAGAAACTTCTTGGGATCTTTTCACTTGTTAATTTTAAAAAGTTAAAACAATTTGATGAATTTACCGTAAAAATTCTCTCAACATTTGTTGAGCAGATAAAAATAGTAATTCACAATGTTGAACTTTTTAGCCAGTTTACAGATCGCTACCTTAAAACGCTTATCGCCCTTGCTGAGGCTTATGATATGAGAAGTGAATACACCGCTGGGCATTCAAATAGAGTTGCAAACCTTGCAGTTGAAATAGGTAAGAAGCTTGGGTTTGATTCTGAGAAACTTCGTGAACTTAAAATTGCCGGATTAATTCACGATGTTGGAATGTGCGGAGTTGTTGAAGTTGGTGGTGGTTATCAGGCTGATTATAATCATCCAGTGATTGGTGCAAGCATGGTGGAGATTCTGCCAATTTCATCGGATATAATTGAGGGAATAAGAACGCATCAAGAATGGTATGATGGCTGGGGATTTCCACAAGGTTTAAAAGGTGATGAAATACCACTTTTTGGAAGGATTTTGGGGTTGTGTGAGTTTTTCGTTGAGGTGTCTTCAAACTCCAAACTTCGCAAAGCTATGTCTTATTCTCAAATTGAATCTGAAATAAATCAAAGAACAGGGGCACAATTTGATCCGAAGGTTGTCTCTGCCTTTTTTGAAGTTATGGGTGAAAAGAGGGAGAAAGCCGGAACTGGGTGGATTGAGGAATGTTGGAAATTCAAAGGTGAACCAAAAGATGTATGTTCAAGATGTCCTGTTTACGATGGGAATTTCAAGAGATGTTGGCAATCACCAGAAATTATGTGCAGGTTTCATGGGGATTATTCATGTGAAGAATGCTTCATCTTTCTTGAATGGATTGAAAGAATCAAAACAAAAAAACTGGAGAAGAGAATGGAGTACACAGTCAGCGAGAAAAATAATTATGTGATCGTTAAGCTTAAAGGTGAGCTTGATGTTGCAAGCTCAATACAGGCAAGGGATATTTTTAAAGGTTTAATTGACAAGGGGAAAGTGAATATAATCATTGATTTTTCTGATGTCACTTTCATTGATAGTTCCGGGCTTGGGATAATTGTTGTCGCATATAGGAATGTGAAGGAGAAGGGTGGAGCGATAAAATTTGCAAATGTTAGCCCAAGGATAAAGAAACTTTTTGAGATAACGAGGACGGAGAAACATTTTGAATTTTACAGCACTGTTGAAGATGCGGAAAAATCTTTTTGA
- a CDS encoding Response regulator receiver domain-containing protein, whose product MAKKILIVDDDITVQRLLEFVLRRFDVDVLIADNGDDAIDIIKKEKPDLIFLDVMMPGRNGIEVCREIRKEPELKGSYIVMLTAKGEEAEVKDMFDSGADEYVPKPFSPSEIAEIVKKVIYKEQ is encoded by the coding sequence ATGGCGAAGAAAATTTTAATTGTTGATGATGATATAACAGTTCAGCGTCTTCTTGAATTTGTTTTGAGAAGGTTTGATGTTGATGTTTTAATTGCTGATAATGGAGACGATGCAATTGATATAATTAAAAAAGAGAAGCCAGATTTAATTTTCCTTGATGTTATGATGCCTGGAAGAAACGGGATTGAGGTATGCCGTGAGATAAGGAAGGAGCCTGAACTTAAGGGTTCTTACATTGTTATGCTTACTGCGAAAGGTGAAGAGGCGGAGGTAAAAGATATGTTTGATTCTGGAGCAGACGAGTATGTGCCGAAGCCTTTTAGCCCATCCGAGATAGCTGAGATAGTTAAAAAAGTAATTTATAAGGAGCAATGA
- a CDS encoding 1,4-dihydroxy-2-naphthoate octaprenyltransferase, which translates to MKAFFYSFKSIVFHLRFNISIALLPVFLWGYALTEADISRNFINGIIILHLLIYPASNGIYSYFDERKGVIYGFKGVKPASVFTLVASIILLLVGIYWASKVNISYFSIVLAFAILFFLFSFPSTGIKKRPFYAISFLGLTYGLLGFLAGWVCAFDLKGLLNPFHLGGAVSSAGFVAGFYTLSLVYRISEDSIPTGGLFVEKLGLVGVFRFVKIILPISGLIATIVIAGKFTLYELIGIIIYFLIGFLVVERFEKNFHLQKEFQNYRTIMNINLTNSIILSSYLFFRILAVNYLLID; encoded by the coding sequence ATGAAGGCGTTTTTTTACAGCTTTAAAAGCATAGTTTTTCATCTTCGTTTTAACATCTCAATTGCACTTTTACCTGTTTTTCTGTGGGGATATGCGCTTACAGAGGCGGATATAAGTAGAAATTTTATCAATGGAATTATCATTTTGCATCTTTTGATTTATCCTGCAAGCAATGGAATTTATTCGTATTTTGACGAAAGGAAAGGGGTGATATATGGGTTTAAGGGTGTAAAACCAGCATCGGTGTTTACGCTTGTGGCTTCAATTATTTTGCTTCTTGTTGGGATTTATTGGGCTTCAAAAGTTAACATTTCGTATTTCTCAATTGTTCTTGCTTTTGCAATTTTGTTTTTCCTTTTTTCGTTTCCATCAACTGGCATAAAGAAAAGGCCATTTTATGCTATTTCATTTCTTGGTTTAACTTATGGTTTGCTTGGGTTTCTGGCTGGATGGGTTTGTGCATTTGATTTAAAAGGGTTGTTAAATCCATTTCATCTTGGTGGGGCTGTTTCTTCTGCAGGGTTTGTCGCAGGATTTTATACTCTTTCTCTCGTTTATAGAATCTCTGAAGATTCAATTCCAACGGGTGGCTTGTTTGTGGAGAAACTTGGTTTGGTTGGTGTTTTCAGGTTTGTTAAAATAATCCTTCCAATTTCAGGTCTTATAGCAACGATCGTCATTGCTGGAAAATTCACACTTTATGAACTAATTGGTATTATCATTTACTTTCTTATTGGTTTCCTTGTGGTTGAGAGATTTGAGAAAAATTTTCATCTTCAGAAGGAGTTTCAAAATTACAGGACGATAATGAACATAAATCTTACAAATTCAATAATTCTTTCTTCCTATCTATTTTTCAGGATTCTCGCAGTTAATTATTTGCTGATTGATTGA